In the genome of Candoia aspera isolate rCanAsp1 chromosome 1, rCanAsp1.hap2, whole genome shotgun sequence, one region contains:
- the LGALS3 gene encoding galectin-3 isoform X1, which produces MTDGFSLSDALSGSNNPNPNMQPTPWGNQPGAFSGYPGAPGAYPGAPGAYPGAPGAYPGAPGAYPGGLSAPGTFFGGPPMPGTFPNAPGMAPPGASGMYPAPGQPPSDRGAQPTPPQSGPGGLSAPLKVPFDLALHSGLVPRLLITITGTVNPRPNRFQVDLKKGDDIALHFNPRFNEDNRKVIVCNTKIQNVWGKEDRTAPRFPFEAGKPFKIQILCEADHLKIAVNDAHLMQYNHRIKELKQITKLSVTGDITLISVTPFMI; this is translated from the exons ATGACTGACGGATTTTCG CTATCAGATGCCCTGTCAGGGTCCAACAACCCTAATCCAAATATGCAACCTACTCCTTGGGGGAATCAGCCTGGTGCCTTCTCAGGCTATCCCGGAGCACCAGGCGCATATCCTGGAGCACCAGGCGCATATCCCGGTGCACCAGGCGCATATCCGGGAGCACCAGGCGCATATCCAGGAGGCCTGTCAGCACCTGGAACATTCTTTGGAGGCCCACCAATGCCTGGCACATTTCCAAATGCACCAGGAATGGCTCCACCGGGGGCCTCAGGAATGTATCCTGCTCCTGGGCAGCCCCCAAGTGACAGAGGAGCACAGCCAACTCCACCACAAAGTGGACCTGGAGGCCTTTCTGCTCCATTG aaagTTCCTTTTGACTTAGCCCTTCATTCAGGACTTGTGCCTCGCTTGTTAATAACCATAACTGGGACAGTGAATCCAAGGCCAAACAG ATTTCAAGTAGATCTGAAGAAAGGCGATGACATTGCTTTACACTTTAATCCCCGCTTCAATGAGGACAACAGGAAGGTGATTGTATGCAACACCAAGATTCAGAATGTCTGGGGGAAGGAAGACCGGACGGCACCCAGGTTTCCCTTTGAGGCTGGCAAGCCTTTCAAG ATCCAGATTCTCTGTGAAGCAGATCATTTGAAGATAGCTGTCAATGATGCTCATCTTATGCAGTACAATCACCGTATAAAAGAGCTGAAGCAGATCACCAAGCTGTCTGTTACTGGTGACATCACTCTTATCAGTGTCACTCCTTTCATGATTTAA
- the DLGAP5 gene encoding disks large-associated protein 5 isoform X1, giving the protein MATNFATRYKKDLSIETLKTKLVRRKSVLQKESRHKEFNKGRQFGLVDVNTQPSKDKALSQLQERSKGCLPKPSAAAKTHEQERMEMLQRYKAEKELRKLKDQRDKPIFKCGQFKPEVPSFLLKASQIPVLNKSKEKEAPAVMRITRSKSKKQLPEPRRPQLSVIASSYASKGCSLQISQHEQKQIYIDKPSKRESREVQSAISRTTHGRMTRAAVAAKSKIPQASQPDIISVNLPQKRVTVKGKQQKEIMKKETAQVVHNTNQDILVGQEEEEVKLQPASSEQNQAFLEKENMPAPPKRNPSFAPQNFVFKPPEGLTTYKVKPMTPSRANVFLSPDLSWSPSEATNEVYKEEAQDYDPQLSPNPEMTKEATEGHQYALDLLEEVKGECGPNEMGDNVAFESKSSMQQPDPPVTEILESTTKLQHDVSYFRNILRSETERLASFCLEWDETIEMDIPEEAKDLVRTTIGQTRLLMAERFKQFEGLIDNCEFRRGEKETMCADLDGFWDMVNFQVEDINKKFENLKKLRVNGWQMVDNVQPQRPAKKKPILRRTTKAAGGSAERRAARKRLAAVKAAMKNKKKEGLAAEASGRETPKEAERIFDGGFFQIESPAKPFPGWTPKSTSRISQRTAPRSANKALLQSCAELCVLRRGTPSTSKAISPFPDPKAFSNPAGTDCLGSASEQSGTGATEELCAITDMAEIATDAQTASGDRHSFSSDMDVLDSASYQFKNEVSETGDEMEQTTADEAKQGLLSPTGHSQAAETCDWDEVRHTPERCLLNFSCDDGILDHLPNLDASPLFTPLRNKAEKCVSADSCNDLIVFSPFPLPDKEK; this is encoded by the exons ATGGCTACAAATTTTGCCACTCGGTACAAAAAAGATCTGAGCATCGAGACACTCAAGACAAAACTTGTTCGCCGAAAGTCTGTACTTCAGAAAGAGAGTAGGCACAAGGAATTTAATAAGGGCAGACAATTTGGATTAGTTGATGTGAATACGCAGCCATCAAAAGACAAAGCTCTTTCTCAGCTGCAGGAAAGAAGCAAAGGATGCTTGCCAAAGCCAA GTGCTGCAGCCAAGACTCATGAACAAGAACGCATGGAAATGCTTCAGCGCTACAAAGCTGAAAAAGAACTTCGCAAGCTTAAAGATCAGAGAGATAAGCCCATTTTTAAATGTGGACAATTCAAACCAGAGGTCCCTTCTTTTCTCTTAAAAGCATCACAGATCCCAGTATTGAACAAATCAAAGGAGAAG GAAGCTCCAGCTGTAATGCGAATAACAAGGTCAAAGTCAAAAAAACAATTGCCAGAACCAAGGAGACCACAGCTCTCAGTG atTGCGTCTAGCTATGCCAGCAAGGGCTGCAGTCTGCAGATATCTCAGCATGAGCAGAAGCAGATCTACATAGACAAACCTTCCAAAAGAGAGAGCCGAG AGGTGCAGTCTGCCATCTCAAGAACCACGCATGGAAGAATGACAAGAGCAGCAGTGGCAGCTAAGTCCAAAATACCACAAGCATCACAACCCGATATAATTTCAG TTAATCTGCCACAGAAAAGAGTTACAGTTAAAGGAAAGCAGCAGAAAGAGATAATGAAGAAAGAGACAGCA CAGGTAGTGCACAATACGAATCAAGATATTCTAGTGGGACAAGAGGAAGAAGAGGTGAAGCTCCAACCTGCAAGCAGTGAACAGAATCAGGCCttccttgaaaaagaaaacatgccGGCACCCCCCAAGAGAAACCCTTCATTTGCCCCTCAGAATTTTGTCTTTAAACCCCCCGAAGGCTTGACCACCTATAAGGTGAAACCAATGACTCCTTCCAGGGCAAATGTGTTCTTATCACCTGATCTTTCCTGGAGCCCTTCAGAAGCAACCAA tgaaGTCTACAAAGAAGAAGCACAAGATTATGATCCACAGTTGTCCCCTAACCCAGAAATGACAAAGGAAGCCACTGAAGGACACCAATATGCCCTGGATTTATTGGAAGAAGTTAAAGGAG aatgtGGGCCTAATGAGATGGGGGATAATGTTGCCTTTGAAAGTAAGAGCAGTATGCAGCAACCAGACCCACCAGTGACTGAAATATTGGAGTCAACAACAAAGCTCCAGCATGACGTGTCCTATTTCAG aaacatTCTTCGATCTGAGACAGAGAGGCTGGCATCGTTTTGTCTTGAATGGGATGAAACTATTGAAATGGATATTCCAGAGGAGG CAAAAGATCTTGTCCGCACAACCATCGGGCAAACCAGACTGTTGATGGCAGAGAGATTCAAACAGTTTGAAGGGCTGATAGATAACTGTGAATTCAGACGTGGAGAGAAAGAGACGATGTGTGCAGATCTGGATGGATTCTGGGATATGGTGAACTTTCAA GTAgaagacataaataaaaaatttgAGAACTTGAAGAAACTTCGGGTGAATGGATGGCAAATGGTGGACAATGTTCAGCCCCAAAGACCTGCCAAG AAAAAGCCCATCCTCCGAAGGACAACCAAAGCAGCAGGGGGGTCTGCTGAAAGGAGAGCAGCCAGAAAACGCCTTGCAGCTGTAAAAGCAGCcatgaagaacaagaaaaaagaagggtTGGCAGCAGAGGCTTCAGGGCGAGAAACACCAAAAGAAGCAGAACGGATATTTGATGGAGGGTTTTTCCAAATTGAATCTCCTGCTAAACCCTTTCCAG GCTGGACTCCTAAATCAACCAGCAGGATTTCCCAGCGGACGGCCCCAAGGTCTGCCAATAAAGCTTTGCTTCAGAGTTGTGCGGAGCTCTGTGTTTTAAGACGAGGCACACCAAGTACGTCCAAAGCCATTTCTCCTTTTCCAGATCCGAAGGCATTCTCAAATCCTGCTGGAACTGACTGCCTTGGTTCTGCGTCTGAACAAAG CGGCACTGGAGCAACAGAAGAACTGTGTGCTATAACAGACATGGCAGAAATAGCAACT GATGCACAAACAGCCAGCGGTGACAGGCACTCATTCTCAAGTGACATGGATGTTTTAGATTCTGCTAGTTAccaatttaaaaatgaagtttcagAAACTGGAGATGAGATGGAACAGACCACTGCAGATGAGGCCAAACAGGGTCTTCTCAGTCCTACAGGGCATTCTCAGGCTGCAGAAACTTGTGATTGGGATGAAGTACGGCATACTCCAGAAC GCTGTCTTCTCAATTTCTCCTGTGATGATGGGATCCTTGATCACCTG CCAAATCTGGATGCCAGCCCTCTCTTCACTCCTCTGAGGAACAAGGCTGAAAAATGTGTATCAGCTGATTCATGCAACGACCTTATtgtattttctccttttcctctaccAGACAAGGAGAAATAA
- the DLGAP5 gene encoding disks large-associated protein 5 isoform X3 gives MATNFATRYKKDLSIETLKTKLVRRKSVLQKESRHKEFNKGRQFGLVDVNTQPSKDKALSQLQERSKGCLPKPSAAAKTHEQERMEMLQRYKAEKELRKLKDQRDKPIFKCGQFKPEVPSFLLKASQIPVLNKSKEKEAPAVMRITRSKSKKQLPEPRRPQLSVIASSYASKGCSLQISQHEQKQIYIDKPSKRESREVQSAISRTTHGRMTRAAVAAKSKIPQASQPDIISVNLPQKRVTVKGKQQKEIMKKETAQVVHNTNQDILVGQEEEEVKLQPASSEQNQAFLEKENMPAPPKRNPSFAPQNFVFKPPEGLTTYKVKPMTPSRANVFLSPDLSWSPSEATNEVYKEEAQDYDPQLSPNPEMTKEATEGHQYALDLLEEVKGECGPNEMGDNVAFESKSSMQQPDPPVTEILESTTKLQHDVSYFRNILRSETERLASFCLEWDETIEMDIPEEAKDLVRTTIGQTRLLMAERFKQFEGLIDNCEFRRGEKETMCADLDGFWDMVNFQVEDINKKFENLKKLRVNGWQMVDNVQPQRPAKKKPILRRTTKAAGGSAERRAARKRLAAVKAAMKNKKKEGLAAEASGRETPKEAERIFDGGFFQIESPAKPFPGWTPKSTSRISQRTAPRSANKALLQSCAELCVLRRGTPSTSKAISPFPDPKAFSNPAGTDCLGSASEQSGTGATEELCAITDMAEIATVTSGDRHSFSSDMDVLDSASYQFKNEVSETGDEMEQTTADEAKQGLLSPTGHSQAAETCDWDEVRHTPERCLLNFSCDDGILDHLPNLDASPLFTPLRNKAEKCVSADSCNDLIVFSPFPLPDKEK, from the exons ATGGCTACAAATTTTGCCACTCGGTACAAAAAAGATCTGAGCATCGAGACACTCAAGACAAAACTTGTTCGCCGAAAGTCTGTACTTCAGAAAGAGAGTAGGCACAAGGAATTTAATAAGGGCAGACAATTTGGATTAGTTGATGTGAATACGCAGCCATCAAAAGACAAAGCTCTTTCTCAGCTGCAGGAAAGAAGCAAAGGATGCTTGCCAAAGCCAA GTGCTGCAGCCAAGACTCATGAACAAGAACGCATGGAAATGCTTCAGCGCTACAAAGCTGAAAAAGAACTTCGCAAGCTTAAAGATCAGAGAGATAAGCCCATTTTTAAATGTGGACAATTCAAACCAGAGGTCCCTTCTTTTCTCTTAAAAGCATCACAGATCCCAGTATTGAACAAATCAAAGGAGAAG GAAGCTCCAGCTGTAATGCGAATAACAAGGTCAAAGTCAAAAAAACAATTGCCAGAACCAAGGAGACCACAGCTCTCAGTG atTGCGTCTAGCTATGCCAGCAAGGGCTGCAGTCTGCAGATATCTCAGCATGAGCAGAAGCAGATCTACATAGACAAACCTTCCAAAAGAGAGAGCCGAG AGGTGCAGTCTGCCATCTCAAGAACCACGCATGGAAGAATGACAAGAGCAGCAGTGGCAGCTAAGTCCAAAATACCACAAGCATCACAACCCGATATAATTTCAG TTAATCTGCCACAGAAAAGAGTTACAGTTAAAGGAAAGCAGCAGAAAGAGATAATGAAGAAAGAGACAGCA CAGGTAGTGCACAATACGAATCAAGATATTCTAGTGGGACAAGAGGAAGAAGAGGTGAAGCTCCAACCTGCAAGCAGTGAACAGAATCAGGCCttccttgaaaaagaaaacatgccGGCACCCCCCAAGAGAAACCCTTCATTTGCCCCTCAGAATTTTGTCTTTAAACCCCCCGAAGGCTTGACCACCTATAAGGTGAAACCAATGACTCCTTCCAGGGCAAATGTGTTCTTATCACCTGATCTTTCCTGGAGCCCTTCAGAAGCAACCAA tgaaGTCTACAAAGAAGAAGCACAAGATTATGATCCACAGTTGTCCCCTAACCCAGAAATGACAAAGGAAGCCACTGAAGGACACCAATATGCCCTGGATTTATTGGAAGAAGTTAAAGGAG aatgtGGGCCTAATGAGATGGGGGATAATGTTGCCTTTGAAAGTAAGAGCAGTATGCAGCAACCAGACCCACCAGTGACTGAAATATTGGAGTCAACAACAAAGCTCCAGCATGACGTGTCCTATTTCAG aaacatTCTTCGATCTGAGACAGAGAGGCTGGCATCGTTTTGTCTTGAATGGGATGAAACTATTGAAATGGATATTCCAGAGGAGG CAAAAGATCTTGTCCGCACAACCATCGGGCAAACCAGACTGTTGATGGCAGAGAGATTCAAACAGTTTGAAGGGCTGATAGATAACTGTGAATTCAGACGTGGAGAGAAAGAGACGATGTGTGCAGATCTGGATGGATTCTGGGATATGGTGAACTTTCAA GTAgaagacataaataaaaaatttgAGAACTTGAAGAAACTTCGGGTGAATGGATGGCAAATGGTGGACAATGTTCAGCCCCAAAGACCTGCCAAG AAAAAGCCCATCCTCCGAAGGACAACCAAAGCAGCAGGGGGGTCTGCTGAAAGGAGAGCAGCCAGAAAACGCCTTGCAGCTGTAAAAGCAGCcatgaagaacaagaaaaaagaagggtTGGCAGCAGAGGCTTCAGGGCGAGAAACACCAAAAGAAGCAGAACGGATATTTGATGGAGGGTTTTTCCAAATTGAATCTCCTGCTAAACCCTTTCCAG GCTGGACTCCTAAATCAACCAGCAGGATTTCCCAGCGGACGGCCCCAAGGTCTGCCAATAAAGCTTTGCTTCAGAGTTGTGCGGAGCTCTGTGTTTTAAGACGAGGCACACCAAGTACGTCCAAAGCCATTTCTCCTTTTCCAGATCCGAAGGCATTCTCAAATCCTGCTGGAACTGACTGCCTTGGTTCTGCGTCTGAACAAAG CGGCACTGGAGCAACAGAAGAACTGTGTGCTATAACAGACATGGCAGAAATAGCAACTGTAA CCAGCGGTGACAGGCACTCATTCTCAAGTGACATGGATGTTTTAGATTCTGCTAGTTAccaatttaaaaatgaagtttcagAAACTGGAGATGAGATGGAACAGACCACTGCAGATGAGGCCAAACAGGGTCTTCTCAGTCCTACAGGGCATTCTCAGGCTGCAGAAACTTGTGATTGGGATGAAGTACGGCATACTCCAGAAC GCTGTCTTCTCAATTTCTCCTGTGATGATGGGATCCTTGATCACCTG CCAAATCTGGATGCCAGCCCTCTCTTCACTCCTCTGAGGAACAAGGCTGAAAAATGTGTATCAGCTGATTCATGCAACGACCTTATtgtattttctccttttcctctaccAGACAAGGAGAAATAA
- the LGALS3 gene encoding galectin-3 isoform X2 codes for MTDGFSLSDALSGSNNPNPNMQPTPWGNQPGAFSGYPGAPGAYPGTFFGGPPMPGTFPNAPGMAPPGASGMYPAPGQPPSDRGAQPTPPQSGPGGLSAPLKVPFDLALHSGLVPRLLITITGTVNPRPNRFQVDLKKGDDIALHFNPRFNEDNRKVIVCNTKIQNVWGKEDRTAPRFPFEAGKPFKIQILCEADHLKIAVNDAHLMQYNHRIKELKQITKLSVTGDITLISVTPFMI; via the exons ATGACTGACGGATTTTCG CTATCAGATGCCCTGTCAGGGTCCAACAACCCTAATCCAAATATGCAACCTACTCCTTGGGGGAATCAGCCTGGTGCCTTCTCAGGCTATCCCGGAGCACCAGGCGCATATC CTGGAACATTCTTTGGAGGCCCACCAATGCCTGGCACATTTCCAAATGCACCAGGAATGGCTCCACCGGGGGCCTCAGGAATGTATCCTGCTCCTGGGCAGCCCCCAAGTGACAGAGGAGCACAGCCAACTCCACCACAAAGTGGACCTGGAGGCCTTTCTGCTCCATTG aaagTTCCTTTTGACTTAGCCCTTCATTCAGGACTTGTGCCTCGCTTGTTAATAACCATAACTGGGACAGTGAATCCAAGGCCAAACAG ATTTCAAGTAGATCTGAAGAAAGGCGATGACATTGCTTTACACTTTAATCCCCGCTTCAATGAGGACAACAGGAAGGTGATTGTATGCAACACCAAGATTCAGAATGTCTGGGGGAAGGAAGACCGGACGGCACCCAGGTTTCCCTTTGAGGCTGGCAAGCCTTTCAAG ATCCAGATTCTCTGTGAAGCAGATCATTTGAAGATAGCTGTCAATGATGCTCATCTTATGCAGTACAATCACCGTATAAAAGAGCTGAAGCAGATCACCAAGCTGTCTGTTACTGGTGACATCACTCTTATCAGTGTCACTCCTTTCATGATTTAA
- the DLGAP5 gene encoding disks large-associated protein 5 isoform X2, translated as MATNFATRYKKDLSIETLKTKLVRRKSVLQKESRHKEFNKGRQFGLVDVNTQPSKDKALSQLQERSKGCLPKPSAAAKTHEQERMEMLQRYKAEKELRKLKDQRDKPIFKCGQFKPEVPSFLLKASQIPVLNKSKEKEAPAVMRITRSKSKKQLPEPRRPQLSVIASSYASKGCSLQISQHEQKQIYIDKPSKRESREVQSAISRTTHGRMTRAAVAAKSKIPQASQPDIISVNLPQKRVTVKGKQQKEIMKKETAVVHNTNQDILVGQEEEEVKLQPASSEQNQAFLEKENMPAPPKRNPSFAPQNFVFKPPEGLTTYKVKPMTPSRANVFLSPDLSWSPSEATNEVYKEEAQDYDPQLSPNPEMTKEATEGHQYALDLLEEVKGECGPNEMGDNVAFESKSSMQQPDPPVTEILESTTKLQHDVSYFRNILRSETERLASFCLEWDETIEMDIPEEAKDLVRTTIGQTRLLMAERFKQFEGLIDNCEFRRGEKETMCADLDGFWDMVNFQVEDINKKFENLKKLRVNGWQMVDNVQPQRPAKKKPILRRTTKAAGGSAERRAARKRLAAVKAAMKNKKKEGLAAEASGRETPKEAERIFDGGFFQIESPAKPFPGWTPKSTSRISQRTAPRSANKALLQSCAELCVLRRGTPSTSKAISPFPDPKAFSNPAGTDCLGSASEQSGTGATEELCAITDMAEIATDAQTASGDRHSFSSDMDVLDSASYQFKNEVSETGDEMEQTTADEAKQGLLSPTGHSQAAETCDWDEVRHTPERCLLNFSCDDGILDHLPNLDASPLFTPLRNKAEKCVSADSCNDLIVFSPFPLPDKEK; from the exons ATGGCTACAAATTTTGCCACTCGGTACAAAAAAGATCTGAGCATCGAGACACTCAAGACAAAACTTGTTCGCCGAAAGTCTGTACTTCAGAAAGAGAGTAGGCACAAGGAATTTAATAAGGGCAGACAATTTGGATTAGTTGATGTGAATACGCAGCCATCAAAAGACAAAGCTCTTTCTCAGCTGCAGGAAAGAAGCAAAGGATGCTTGCCAAAGCCAA GTGCTGCAGCCAAGACTCATGAACAAGAACGCATGGAAATGCTTCAGCGCTACAAAGCTGAAAAAGAACTTCGCAAGCTTAAAGATCAGAGAGATAAGCCCATTTTTAAATGTGGACAATTCAAACCAGAGGTCCCTTCTTTTCTCTTAAAAGCATCACAGATCCCAGTATTGAACAAATCAAAGGAGAAG GAAGCTCCAGCTGTAATGCGAATAACAAGGTCAAAGTCAAAAAAACAATTGCCAGAACCAAGGAGACCACAGCTCTCAGTG atTGCGTCTAGCTATGCCAGCAAGGGCTGCAGTCTGCAGATATCTCAGCATGAGCAGAAGCAGATCTACATAGACAAACCTTCCAAAAGAGAGAGCCGAG AGGTGCAGTCTGCCATCTCAAGAACCACGCATGGAAGAATGACAAGAGCAGCAGTGGCAGCTAAGTCCAAAATACCACAAGCATCACAACCCGATATAATTTCAG TTAATCTGCCACAGAAAAGAGTTACAGTTAAAGGAAAGCAGCAGAAAGAGATAATGAAGAAAGAGACAGCA GTAGTGCACAATACGAATCAAGATATTCTAGTGGGACAAGAGGAAGAAGAGGTGAAGCTCCAACCTGCAAGCAGTGAACAGAATCAGGCCttccttgaaaaagaaaacatgccGGCACCCCCCAAGAGAAACCCTTCATTTGCCCCTCAGAATTTTGTCTTTAAACCCCCCGAAGGCTTGACCACCTATAAGGTGAAACCAATGACTCCTTCCAGGGCAAATGTGTTCTTATCACCTGATCTTTCCTGGAGCCCTTCAGAAGCAACCAA tgaaGTCTACAAAGAAGAAGCACAAGATTATGATCCACAGTTGTCCCCTAACCCAGAAATGACAAAGGAAGCCACTGAAGGACACCAATATGCCCTGGATTTATTGGAAGAAGTTAAAGGAG aatgtGGGCCTAATGAGATGGGGGATAATGTTGCCTTTGAAAGTAAGAGCAGTATGCAGCAACCAGACCCACCAGTGACTGAAATATTGGAGTCAACAACAAAGCTCCAGCATGACGTGTCCTATTTCAG aaacatTCTTCGATCTGAGACAGAGAGGCTGGCATCGTTTTGTCTTGAATGGGATGAAACTATTGAAATGGATATTCCAGAGGAGG CAAAAGATCTTGTCCGCACAACCATCGGGCAAACCAGACTGTTGATGGCAGAGAGATTCAAACAGTTTGAAGGGCTGATAGATAACTGTGAATTCAGACGTGGAGAGAAAGAGACGATGTGTGCAGATCTGGATGGATTCTGGGATATGGTGAACTTTCAA GTAgaagacataaataaaaaatttgAGAACTTGAAGAAACTTCGGGTGAATGGATGGCAAATGGTGGACAATGTTCAGCCCCAAAGACCTGCCAAG AAAAAGCCCATCCTCCGAAGGACAACCAAAGCAGCAGGGGGGTCTGCTGAAAGGAGAGCAGCCAGAAAACGCCTTGCAGCTGTAAAAGCAGCcatgaagaacaagaaaaaagaagggtTGGCAGCAGAGGCTTCAGGGCGAGAAACACCAAAAGAAGCAGAACGGATATTTGATGGAGGGTTTTTCCAAATTGAATCTCCTGCTAAACCCTTTCCAG GCTGGACTCCTAAATCAACCAGCAGGATTTCCCAGCGGACGGCCCCAAGGTCTGCCAATAAAGCTTTGCTTCAGAGTTGTGCGGAGCTCTGTGTTTTAAGACGAGGCACACCAAGTACGTCCAAAGCCATTTCTCCTTTTCCAGATCCGAAGGCATTCTCAAATCCTGCTGGAACTGACTGCCTTGGTTCTGCGTCTGAACAAAG CGGCACTGGAGCAACAGAAGAACTGTGTGCTATAACAGACATGGCAGAAATAGCAACT GATGCACAAACAGCCAGCGGTGACAGGCACTCATTCTCAAGTGACATGGATGTTTTAGATTCTGCTAGTTAccaatttaaaaatgaagtttcagAAACTGGAGATGAGATGGAACAGACCACTGCAGATGAGGCCAAACAGGGTCTTCTCAGTCCTACAGGGCATTCTCAGGCTGCAGAAACTTGTGATTGGGATGAAGTACGGCATACTCCAGAAC GCTGTCTTCTCAATTTCTCCTGTGATGATGGGATCCTTGATCACCTG CCAAATCTGGATGCCAGCCCTCTCTTCACTCCTCTGAGGAACAAGGCTGAAAAATGTGTATCAGCTGATTCATGCAACGACCTTATtgtattttctccttttcctctaccAGACAAGGAGAAATAA
- the IMP3 gene encoding U3 small nucleolar ribonucleoprotein protein IMP3 gives MVRKLKFHEQKLLKKLDLVNWEAATGNLAELRVLRRFRIQRREDYTRYNQLSRAVRELARRIRDLGDVPESAGFRAKSTSALLEKLYAMGVVASKSSLEQCDRVSASSFCRRRLPCLLLKLRMAQNLKSAVTFVEQGHIRVGPEVVTDPAFLVTRAMEDFITWTDSSRIRQHVLNYNQERDDFDLTC, from the coding sequence ATGGTGCGCAAACTGAAATTTCATGAGCAGAAGCTTCTCAAGAAGCTAGACTTGGTGAACTGGGAAGCTGCAACAGGCAATCTAGCTGAGCTGCGTGTGCTTCGTCGTTTCCGTATACAACGGAGGGAAGATTACACTCGCTACAATCAGCTGAGTCGGGCTGTTCGAGAACTAGCTCGCCGGATCAGAGACCTGGGTGATGTACCAGAATCAGCAGGTTTCCGTGCTAAGAGCACTTCTGCTCTTCTGGAGAAGCTTTATGCCATGGGTGTGGTGGCCTCTAAGAGCTCTCTTGAGCAATGTGATCGAGTCTCGGCCTCTTCCTTCTGCCGTCGCCGGTTGCCTTGTCTGCTCCTAAAGCTCCGCATGGCACAAAACTTGAAATCTGCTGTGACCTTTGTGGAGCAGGGACATATCCGGGTGGGACCAGAAGTTGTAACAGACCCAGCATTCTTGGTGACCAGGGCCATGGAGGACTTTATTACCTGGACTGATTCCTCTCGCATCCGACAACATGTACTTAACTACAATCAGGAACGGGATGATTTTGACTTGACTTGTTAA